AGATCATTATATGGCTTATCAGGCTTCATACATAGAAATTATACATGAGGCAATTGTCATGTAAAGATAATTCAATTTTTTATACATGACAAGTAATAAATAAAGAAGAATTGCAGTTAATCAATTCATTATCAATAATATAATAATTTTATCAGATGTAGATATAGTGTAGCCAATCGCTGATATTTTTGGAAGGTGATTTTTGTAACACTGATGTTTCGATATCAAACCAAGTATACCCCTAAAGATGTAAATGAAATTTGATCTATATCTGGCTTTCAACAGATTTTTAATTTCATTTTACCAATAAAGTTGTGAATCTCAGATAAATCTTCTGTAAATAGGTTAGAAAGTTGTCACCCAGTAGCCCGCTAAATCCCGAAGGACCCCTCGCTAGTCACGGGTTTTTCTATTTAGGTTGATTAGTTAGTCGATTTCACCCCATTGCGATTGACAATATTATTTTCTTCACACACCTTATGCTTGATTTGACAATGCAAAAGTCTATAGAAGTATAGTGACTGCACGGGAACTACATAGTAAGTTCAGTGTGTGGTAAATCTCATTATTTCGAAATCAGGCTTAGGGCTTCTTTTTAAACAATGCACTATTCATACAGACCAAGGAACTCGTAAAGGCTAAAGTTTCCGAACTCACACCACCAACATGATGATACAAATCTTCATCATCACCTCATAGACCGAACGCAGTTGCTGACAGTTCTTGTTACTATATCCCATCCTGGAGGTTTTATTGAGGGAATAATTAGAAAATTAAGTGGGAAGTTCAGCTTGGGTTGCTACTATTGGGTACATAGACAATTAAAAGCAAAGCCACAAACCACTTAACGTATTCTGCGGCTTTGCTCTTCTGCTCTCTTAACAGATAAAGGTAATCGACGTTTTAAAACATCCAACTATTAGTATCTGGGTCTAAATCCAGGTCTTGGGCCGGATCTGGAGAAACGATCATTTTCTGGTCTTTCAGGTTTTGGACGAGCCTCATACACTACTATTGTCTGGCCAGCAACTACTGAATTATTCAATTCCTTAATTGCCTGTACTGCATTGGAATCGTCTGGCATTTCAACGAATGCAAAGCCTTTAGAACGGCCACTGTACTTATCATAAGCCACATTAATACTATATACAACTCCAAATGGGTCAAATAAAGACCATATTTCATCTTCAGTTGTTCTGTCACTTATATTACCTACAAAAATATTCACAATTATAATTTTAATTAAATACACATATTACTAAAAAACAGCAACTTAGGAAGAAAAGAAACCCAAAATAAATCAGAAGGGGCCAAATGCAACCTTGCTAAAGTTAGAGCAATAAATTGGGTAATACAGGATTAATTTATAGGGATATTACATTATTATTAAATTCTCTAATAAGGATTGCTGTATTAGTACTACAGAACAGATCAGATCGACTGAATGCACTGTGACATAGATAGATTAGATAATATCCAGCTTTCAATATATTTTCATATTTAATCCAGCAATGAAACATTGGATGGCAGACAAATCTTCTACAAACTGGTTCCGGGTAGAGCGGTTTGTTACCTCCCCGCTCCCCTACAGATCCGTACGAGCGGATTTCCTGCACACGGTTCCTCTATTTACGGTTTCGCTAATCGATAACTGTGATGGATCTTGGGTCGTATAAGTGGTATCCACTCTGTAGTCTGCTTCGCAATCCTATTCCATGTCCAGACACGTTTCCCGCCCCGATGGTTGAGCCATTTATGGAGCAGATGTTTTGTCCGGTTGTAATAAGTATGCAGCTTCCTACAGTTGAATGTTATACCGTAGTAGGCATAATGGCCGCGCAGCTTTTGGTTCAGCTCTTCGATAAGTTCCCTCATCGGAAGCTGATGTCGGAAGCACTTGATCCAGTCGCTTATGCGTTTCAATGCTTGATTCAGTTTCTTACTGCTTGTTTTGCGCTTCAGGATTGGTTTTCCTTTTTGGCTTTTACTCATGTAATGGGTAAACCCTAAGAAGCCAAACGTTTTAATTGGATGATTTCCGTCTTTCTTTTCTTCTTCCAGGTCAATTAGTCTGGTCTTTTCAGGGTGTAGGGCAAGCCAAATTTCCCTAATCGCTTCGGCAGTACTTCCATCACCCGTAAAGCATCTTCCCTGTTTGTAAAACCCAACAGAAAATCATCCGCTTTGCGGATGATGAAGCTGCCACCTCTCAATAATGGCTGGAGCTGCTCTTTGAACCAGGTAACAAACTTTCAGATATAATCTGAAGGCTTATTAATTGATCCTGTGCTCGAGGAAGCTATTGTAATTCCCTTTCCAATGGCTTTGCAACCATTTTATTAAAAATCTTCAGGGGAAGCAACCAACGGAAAAAGAATGCAGATTTCGCCAGATAAGTTGCAGGATATCGCAATTTATCACGGTTATCAGTTATGGCTTTAAACGCTACTTTGGCTACAACGTCAGGGATTGGTGCGTTTTTATCGCTTGCTATCATATTATGCTGAACCTTATTTGCATAATGATCGTAGTCGCTATTGGAAACGAACTGAATGTTATTAACAAACTCACTTTTGATACTAGCTGGCTCCAGATTTTTTATAAGAATATTAAAGCCCCTGAGTTCATATTGCAACGCTTCCATAAATCCTTCTAATGCCCATTTTGTGCTGTTATATGTACCTATTTTTTAATCAACCAGTTTTCTACCGCTCTGGAAAAATCTGCTACATCAATAGGATGTCTGCTGGTAACCAGATTGCCATCGGTGACTACCGGTTGTTCTAACACAGTGGCGCCGGCATTTATCAGGTCACTTTGTATATTCCAGTAGCCGGTAAGCTTTTTTCCTTTGATGATATCAGCAGATGCCAATACCACAGGTGCATGACAAATGGCTGCTATTAGTTTTCCGGATCTGTTAAATTCCTGCACAAATCTGATCACATCTTTATCAGCCCGAAGATTATCCGGATTCCAGGCGCCGCCGGGAATGA
This Chitinophaga sancti DNA region includes the following protein-coding sequences:
- a CDS encoding RNA-binding protein; translation: MNIFVGNISDRTTEDEIWSLFDPFGVVYSINVAYDKYSGRSKGFAFVEMPDDSNAVQAIKELNNSVVAGQTIVVYEARPKPERPENDRFSRSGPRPGFRPRY
- a CDS encoding group II intron maturase-specific domain-containing protein, encoding MSKSQKGKPILKRKTSSKKLNQALKRISDWIKCFRHQLPMRELIEELNQKLRGHYAYYGITFNCRKLHTYYNRTKHLLHKWLNHRGGKRVWTWNRIAKQTTEWIPLIRPKIHHSYRLAKP